A window of Prolixibacter sp. SD074 contains these coding sequences:
- a CDS encoding MalY/PatB family protein, protein MAYNFDEVIERSGTNCVKYDRLEQYCGNADALPMWVADTDFRVPDFIMSAIRERAEHEVLAYSFRPESYHQSIVDWMKKRHGWDIEREWISFSPGVVPAITILIMALTEPDDKVIVQPPVYFPFFTCVKGSGRKMVENPLKLENGRYYFDFEDLKAKIDDKTKMLLLSSPHNPGGMVWTKEELTELGSICKEKGVIIVSDEIHSDLVYPGHKHVPLPSISEELAEITVVCMAPNKTFNIAGLSSAFLVIPQKKMRVRYERLLNVLHVQGGNIFGTVATEAGYAHGEEWLGELLEYLQGNLNYLNEFMARHLPKIKVMQPESTFLVWLDFRDYGLNEKEMKEVLVNKAGVAMNVGSTFGTGGEGYFRMNIGCPRSTLQEGLERIEKALRVL, encoded by the coding sequence ATGGCCTATAATTTTGATGAAGTAATTGAGCGCAGTGGGACCAACTGTGTAAAATATGACCGGTTGGAACAGTATTGCGGTAATGCCGATGCGTTGCCCATGTGGGTAGCAGACACCGATTTCCGGGTACCCGATTTTATTATGAGTGCCATTCGCGAGCGGGCCGAACATGAAGTATTGGCTTATTCATTCCGGCCCGAAAGTTATCACCAATCCATTGTTGACTGGATGAAGAAGCGGCACGGCTGGGATATTGAACGGGAGTGGATTTCATTTAGTCCGGGTGTTGTACCGGCAATTACGATCTTGATCATGGCGCTTACCGAACCGGATGATAAAGTGATTGTACAGCCGCCGGTTTACTTTCCCTTTTTCACATGCGTGAAAGGTTCGGGGCGAAAAATGGTAGAAAATCCGCTGAAGCTGGAGAACGGACGGTATTATTTCGATTTCGAAGATTTAAAAGCCAAGATTGATGATAAAACGAAGATGCTTCTGCTTTCCAGTCCGCATAACCCGGGGGGCATGGTTTGGACAAAAGAAGAGTTGACTGAACTTGGGAGCATCTGCAAGGAGAAAGGTGTGATCATCGTTTCCGATGAAATTCATTCCGACTTGGTTTATCCGGGACACAAGCATGTTCCGTTGCCTTCCATATCTGAAGAACTGGCCGAAATCACGGTAGTCTGCATGGCGCCAAACAAGACTTTTAATATTGCCGGATTATCTTCTGCATTCCTGGTTATTCCGCAAAAGAAAATGCGGGTGCGTTACGAAAGGTTGTTGAATGTGCTACATGTGCAAGGAGGCAATATTTTTGGTACGGTTGCCACCGAAGCGGGTTACGCACATGGAGAAGAATGGCTGGGCGAACTACTGGAATATCTTCAGGGCAACCTGAACTATCTGAATGAGTTTATGGCCAGGCATTTGCCCAAAATCAAAGTGATGCAGCCTGAATCGACATTCCTGGTGTGGCTCGATTTTCGCGATTATGGTTTAAATGAAAAAGAGATGAAAGAGGTGCTGGTAAATAAAGCGGGTGTGGCGATGAATGTAGGCAGCACGTTTGGGACCGGCGGCGAGGGTTATTTCCGGATGAATATTGGCTGTCCGCGTTCTACCTTGCAGGAAGGTTTGGAACGCATCGAGAAAGCGTTAAGAGTACTTTAA
- a CDS encoding polyprenyl synthetase family protein codes for MKSQQELFDLFLRELKKEQEKIDNASPGGLYKPVSYTLDMGGKRLRPLLVLLSTNLFSEKVEEALPAAIAIEVFHNFTLLHDDLMDNASVRRGKPTVHLKFNPNAAILSGDAMMILANEYLANSPAEKLPGLLKLFSRTALEVCEGQQYDMDFESRMDVTVDEYIEMIRMKTAVLIAGALKLGAIIGNAPENQANLLYDFGINIGLAFQLQDDWLDVYGDQNIFGKKIGGDILSNKKTFLLLKAQEKLQGERKTQLRSWITRETFLPEEKIEAVTLLYNNASVSEEAQQLMHYYHEEALKCLAKLEVEDANKKNLIELADQVMSRIS; via the coding sequence ATGAAAAGCCAGCAGGAACTCTTTGACCTCTTTCTTCGTGAACTGAAAAAGGAGCAGGAAAAAATTGATAATGCCTCACCTGGCGGTTTGTATAAACCAGTTTCGTACACCCTCGACATGGGTGGAAAACGACTGAGGCCTTTGTTGGTTTTGTTATCAACCAACCTGTTTTCCGAAAAAGTGGAAGAAGCATTGCCTGCCGCAATAGCCATCGAAGTTTTCCACAATTTCACCCTGCTGCACGACGATTTGATGGACAACGCTTCGGTCCGCCGGGGCAAACCAACCGTTCACCTGAAATTTAATCCTAACGCGGCCATTCTCAGTGGCGATGCCATGATGATTCTCGCTAACGAATACCTGGCCAATTCACCTGCGGAAAAATTACCTGGATTGCTGAAGCTTTTCTCCCGGACTGCACTCGAAGTTTGTGAAGGGCAGCAGTACGATATGGATTTTGAAAGCCGCATGGATGTTACAGTAGATGAATACATCGAAATGATTCGGATGAAAACAGCCGTGTTAATTGCCGGTGCGTTAAAACTGGGCGCTATTATTGGCAATGCGCCGGAAAATCAGGCCAATCTGTTGTACGATTTCGGCATCAACATTGGACTGGCGTTTCAGTTGCAGGACGACTGGCTGGATGTATACGGAGATCAAAATATTTTCGGAAAGAAAATTGGCGGCGATATCCTGAGTAACAAAAAAACGTTCCTGTTGCTCAAAGCACAGGAAAAGTTGCAGGGTGAGAGGAAAACTCAATTACGCTCCTGGATTACCAGAGAAACTTTTCTCCCGGAAGAAAAAATTGAAGCGGTTACACTACTATATAATAATGCATCGGTAAGTGAAGAGGCGCAACAACTTATGCACTATTATCATGAAGAAGCCCTGAAATGCCTGGCCAAACTCGAAGTGGAAGATGCGAATAAGAAGAATTTAATCGAACTGGCCGATCAGGTCATGTCGAGGATTAGTTAG